GTAGTCCGGTGTGTTGACAATCCATCCACGAGTAAGCATCTCATTCACGAGAGAAGTACTTGACTTGAGACCAAGGTGGCGGTTTTCTTGAGCCAGTCTCCAATACAGTCCGATGGATGGACTCGAATCAAGGTTGGCAGTATTGTAAGCAAATTGGTAAGATAACAATGCTGCCTTTCCAGATGGTGAGAAGTGGAACGATGGAGGTATGAACAAAGTTGTCACAGCCCAAGATGGCTTGCTTGTTGAATCAGTTGTTCGGTACAGAATGTGGTACGCCGCTGAAGGGTTGCCAACCACACTCGTCAGATTTCCAGGGGCAATCCGAATCTTGAGAATACCCCCCGGCTGCTTCCTGTCAAAGCCCGGCGGAGCTCTGTACCACGGGTCTTGACTAGGAGGAAGTGGTTGTCCTTCAGATGATGCATCTTGGCCTGTCAAAACACCGACGGCCTGCGGGGTAACGCAGAGACCAAATAACCACCTCAACGGACGCATGTTCGACTCGATTCTCTCTTTGTCGGTTTGTGTCTCGCTCTCTTTTCTATCGGAATAGCCTGATGTGATTGGATTGAGTGGCAATGTGGCGGCGAGGTCGTCATTTGGCATTACGGTTAGGCTCCTGTCGGAGAGACTGATCAACCCAATGATGGATTACTTCTCTACTAGTTCACTTGAACTGAAATAGTCTGGGCAAAGAGGTGTAATACGGAGTCTTTGGGTTGAGACAATATGCATAGCAGAGGCTGCGAACAGATCGCGTTGAGAACTGCTAACTTGTCGGAAGGGGCAGCTTTTATGGTTCTTAGTGTTTGAACGAAGTTCAGCTGATGTACCAAAAGGGCTCGATGCTGCGCTGGCGAAGTTCATTGTGTAAGGCGAGATCAGCATGTGCCGCGATTTTTTCAAGGTAAAATCGGTCAGCAATTACCGCAAATAGCTATAGATCGCCCGAACTGATCTGGGGCTAATCATCGGCATAACTCATGACGGACGGCTAAGTCAGGTCTTGTGTTGTTCGAACCGAAACCGCCCAGCTCATTTATCCTTCTGCGGCATCACATTCACAGCTTGCACCGTAGTTacccatgccatgccatggaTTGGGTCTGAACAGGCGTTGAGCAAGGACCAACATCCCGCTGTGGTTTGCAACAGACAACCCTGTGCAACGCCCAATATGTTATTATTGGCAAACTTCCTTTTTAACGCCCCGACAAAGCAAGATGTGTCTACTGTGCTCGCAGATCCTCAGGGGGTGTTTCGACAGTTTTGTTTCGTGGTGTTCTTACCTCAATCATCGAGTTCAACCACAGTACAAGCTTTGCACAACATTACCAAACTTGGAAACCAAACTTGCTGCTGAGGTCGTGGTAGGAGTACAGATATCTAATGCTTCCTTCAGAGTGTGCTCATCGTCTCCCATGCCAAAAGGGAAACAGTGTAGAACCACACATTCCTTGGTGCCTCTTCGTCCGCGGACACGACTTTCCGGTCCGTAATTTTCGGTGATTTTGGTCAAATAAACGTGTTGGCCAATTTGCATTTCTCTCGTTTGTATGATGTCCTGCTAAAACCGGGACGGCGTGTAATTTGGGACAGTCTCAACCCAACTTAACGTGAATAATGGGTAGAACAGACCTACATTCTAGTCCCTATAATTGGCTCTATGTCTTTTCAGGCAGATTGGATCATTTTGACAAATTTACCTGCCGCGTAAGGCAATAGTGTTACAGATAAGTGGCAAAAGTGTGTGCCAGCAACGTTATatatccatccatctccCCGTTTCTTCAGCATCTACCTCCGGCAGGTTTTCTACCACTACCAAATCCCAAATTCTTTCTAAAATCAACAACGCACAAAGGCTATACCAGATCGTTTAAGCATCGCGATCTCCAAGAAGTCGCCATTTCTCTCATtcaaagcagcagcatcacgcagctttgccaagatTCCCATCGTTCGACGACAAGTTCATGCAAGAGTTTGAAACATAAGGCAGGGCACGATTGTAAGCTACCATTATCCTTACAAAGATCTGTTTGTTTCCGATCAACCCTCGGCGTTGAAACTCTTCTTTGGAGCTTGACACCTCATACTGTTTCGCAGATTCCTTTCCACAACGCCAAGCCACCTTATTTCttgccatcaccatgtcgGCACGTCACTGAGATTTCACTAAGGAAGACCTCGAGCagctggcggaggagatCAAATCAAGCATCACACTTCTAGCAAAAAGGTTCAGCTGCACAAATCAGCAAGACATCATCCCATATATCACCAAATGCTCAATCTGGGAGCAAGATATGAATGATATCATGTACCACAGCATCACAACCGGAACCCAACTATGGGTTTCACCCGCCGAGATGAAATTCATTGAGGAAGTCAGAAAAGAACTGAAGTCGGAAGAATTTAGTGCTTGGTAAAGAAGAGGAAGGGCTCTACTGAAAGTGGAatgagaaacaaaaagagacAGAGAACGCGAGACTAGAATATGCCTGTTATTCGCGGTCCCATCGTATGGAAACCTTTTTCTCTTGTCCTTTGTCGCTGTCACTATCAAACAAGCACATGACAATAGCGGTAGGAGTCTAGGTAGTCTCTGGTAGCTATAATAGTACACAGCTATAAGCTCCTTGGCCACGGTTCAAATTTCTGTTTTGTCGGCTTAACGAATTTTACTAAATTCTCGGAATCGCCAGTTCAACAAGCTATCTTGTGTACCACGAGCTACCACAAGATACTTGTTGTAAGCTTACACGGAGACGCATGCGGCAAACCGAGGAACGAGACCCAAAGAGACGACTAAATCCGTTAAATATATGTCCTCTCAAATCAACGTTAGCTAGAAGATTGATTCGATCATTTGTACACCAAAACGACTGCATCCAAGGCTACATAAGCGACGGATTTATCTCCTCTGTTATTGTATTTCTTCTTTATTTCCTTTCCTCCTCTCATACTCTCAAGTCTGTTGGGTCTCCCAGTATCAACAAACTAACCGGGTCTCACCGGATCACGGCAGTCGcgaaggaacattgaaagcgAAACCCTGCGAGGTGCGAAACCCTCCGCGgtgtgttcaatgttcactcCCAAGGGGAACGGAGCTACCCATGATTCGTACCGACTTTCTCTCGGTCCTTTAAATATGTGCCTGCAGCTCCCTGACAAAATATCGTATCTGCGAAAGAATTCAAAGAAAAACTCCCGTCGACTCTCCGCAAGAAGAGAACCAAGGACAGCCTCATTCTGCTGCGATATTCCCATTTAGCTTTACAAACCACTACCTTTCCATCAGCCTAGAGTACTAGCGTCGCCAACTACTACATGTACTGTTGACCTTGTCGCGCACCGACAATGGCACAacaagatgctgcagctttGACCACGGAGAAGAGCCCAGCAACGTTTGAAAAAGGCCCGAGATTTTGGGCCATCATTGTTATGCTCTCTCTCATCAGCCTTCTGACGTCTACAGAAGCTACAATCACGTCAACGGTGATGCCATCACTTGTTGCTGATCTGAATGGCGGCGGGAACTTCATCTGGATTTCAAACGCATACTTCTTGACCATGTAAGCCTCCCTGGCCACCCCCCATCCCCTGCGCCAAAACGAAGATACTAAACCTGCGTAGGACGTCCCTGATGCCCATGTATGGCCAGCTTGCAAACGTTTTTGGTCGCCGCTGGCCCCTGATCATAGCTGGGCTCATGTTTATGCTTGGAAGTGGTATTTGTGGCGCGTAAGTTGTACTTTTCGTCCCATGCGGCAGCGCAAACTATAGTATTTACTGAGTCCTGACGAAATACAGAGCCCAGAGCATGGTCACCATGATTGCCGGTCGAGCTATTCAGGGGATCGGAGCTGGAGGCATCGGCGTTCTCTGCGAGATCGTCATCTGCGACCTGGTGCCGCTCCGCGAGAGAGGAACCTACATGGGCGCCGTGTTCGGTATGGTGGGCATTGGAGCCGCTCTCGGTCCCTTTTTTGGAGGACTGCTGGTCAGCTACAGCACCTGGCGCTGGGCTTTCTTCATGAGTCTGCccattggtggtgttgccgttgtGCTGCTGTTTCTCTTCTTGCGAGTCAAATACGACAAGTCTCAGACGTTGGCGACCAAGTTCTCGAGCCTCGACTGGATGGGGAACGCTCTCTTTATCAGCGGCACAGTCCCCGTTTTGATTTCGCTTGGCTGGGCAGGAGGACAATACCCGTGGTCATCGTATCAGGTACTGGTGCCGTTGATGGTTGGCATCGCCACAATGGGAGCCTTCGTCGTGCTTGAAGGAAATGCACGTCTCACGCCCAATCCCATGATGCCGTTGTATCTCTTTGGAAATTGCATCACCTCCATTGTCTTTTTTCTCACCTTCCTCCACGGTATTGTCACCATGTGGGCACTATACTTTCTCCCAGTGTACTTCCAGGGCGTGCTGGCAAAGACTGCCTACCAGGCTGGTATCGATCTTCTCCCCACGATTCTCGCACTTCTTCCGGGCGCCATCATCGGTGGGCTACTCCTCAGCAAGTTCGGCAAGTACAAGCCCATTCTTATTGTGTGCTTCGCATTAATCGTCCTCGGCTTCGGCGTCTTCACGCTTCTGGATGAGAAGTCCAGCACCGGCGCCTGGGTAGGCTTCCAGGTGCTCGAGTCTTTCGGCGCAGGGTTTGGCATGGGCGCGATGCTCCCAGCGCTGCTGGCCCCGTTGACGGACAGGGACACGGCGCTGGCAACGGCGACTTGGGGCTTCATGAGGAGTTTCGGCGTCATGTGGGGAGTCGCCATCGCCGGTACTATCTACACCAGCCGGGCTTCGGAGCTTGCGGGTGACGGAGCAATTAGCAGCAATGCAGCGATAGCCGCCCAGTTTGAAGGCGGCGGCGCATACGGGGCGGCCGAGAAGCACTTTCTCGACTCTCTGTCGGCAGAGACGCGTGCTGAGGTTGTTCATGTGCAGAGTACGTCGCTCCAGAGATCATGGCAGGTTGCCATTGCCTTTGGGGCAGTGGGATTTCTCGCTGCTGCTATCATGAAGCAGATTCCGCTCAGGAGGGAGAACAACACTGATTTTGGCATGGAGAACAGGAAgaagcacaacattgaagccctTCGAGGAGAGCCAAACAGCGAGAGTGAGACAAACCCAAAAGAGGAGTCAAAAAGTACTTGACACAGGCGTAAGGGGTAGGATAGAGGACTTGACAAGTTACAGGCATGAGATTGAGGTTACGAGCAGGCTGGAGAATAAGACAGCGCGAAAATGACATCAGCTGCTACTAGATTGCTGCCTTCATGCCTGCTTAAAAATGGCATCGTTGCCGGCGCTATGTATATGGTCGAATAGGCATCTAACTTAGAAGGTGAATGAGTAAACCTCCAAGGGAGCCAGCCTAGTATTGAAATACCTCATTTgcggcttcaatgtttgaatGTGCCAATTATTTGCTAGACAGATGTTCCAAGGTTGCATTCAAGAGCATGAATCCCGCACACGACGTTTCGTTTTCTCGATTTCTTTTTCAATTCAAGGTTTCGCTCCGAATGCCATACTCGACTTACTAACTGTCTGGCCCACCTCACCACATCAGGCTTACATTCTTAAACGTATCCAAAACCCTCCGCGGAGGGTTTCTGCTGTTGGCACATCTGGACCTTGTGGTGCCCACATACATtcatccaccacaaccaacattgtattccatcaccatcccaCTTTATCTCATCTCGCGGGACCAAATCCGCAACAACTTTGTCGTAGTTGAGCCTCTTCGCCATCAGAATCATTTCTCCTGCCTCTAAGAGTACAATACCAGCAATGCTCAAGCCGGCTGTTAGTCTCAGGCGCTCTGCTTGCGACCTGTGCAGAGCAAAGCGAACACGATGCCTTCGCGCCAACGACAGCACGGCGCCATGTGCCCGTTGCAACCACCTTGGCGCACGATGTGTCACGGGTGCCCCAGGACTTCCTGGGAGGCCATCCAAGCAGCGTCCCAAGCCCGCCAACAGGTCAGGCAGACAAACGTCTGGGAACACGGTGAAGGGCATCTCAGGGCCGGACATGGATCTTGCGGTTCCCAAGTCAACGTCGCCGAGAGAAGTTGACACGTTGGCTCATGAACAACATCCAGACTTCTGGTTACATGTACCACCTGGTGACGGCGGCAGCTCGaccttcttcagctccatgtccccttcaatcgacatggaccaaaGCCCGGCCCCGGGCGAAAAAATGCTCTCACTGGTGGACCAGCTCCATGGGCTTTtcggcggtgatgatgaacttAACGCGATGCTTCATATGGGCGgcgatgccaatgccaacatggacatgatcGACATGAATATCGATCCACTGCTCAACCATAAAGAGGCTGTTCTGCCCCCGACTCCCACGATACAGTCAAGGTGCTTCAGCACGGCAGCTTCCCTTGTCGGCTTCCGGGATGAGATAGATGACCGCATTGCTACGATTGACGCTGATTATTCAGATCACAACAAAATCCTGCAGCGCTGCAAAGACGAAAACGAAAGCGAAAACGCGGATCGAGATGTCGAGAATCCGGCTGCATTGCTCCTCACATGCACCAACAAGttcatccaaatcatccagaACCTCACACCGTCCGATGCGGCTCAGCTGCAGACACAGACAGAGGATGCGCTCACCACCGAGCTTGTGCTCCTGGCTCTGTCCGGTTACCTTGCGTTGATGAGGCTCTTTGATTCTCTGTTCCACCGCATCTACAAATACCTTTGCGAGGTGCCGCGGGAGACGTACGAGTCtatcaaggtcaaggcggTGCTCCGCATCGGCGGCTTCGCTTCGCTGCAGGATATGCCGCTGAAGACGTACGCCGTTGGAATCCTTGATGCCATCCAATGCCAGGTGAAAGTCCTAGAGCGCTGCATGGGGATTCCCGCAGAATACTGCCTCTCCGGTGACGCGGCTGCTTCATCTACCGGGACCGGGACCGGCCCACGGATACTCTGCCGGCCAGACCAGATACGGCTGTTCTGGACGGTTGTGGCCCAGGAGGATGTCAAGTCGCGGAGGGGTACCAAGTCGTATGTAGAGTCGATAAGAGCCAGTATCAAGGAATCAATGGCTTTTCTCGACGACCATGGGCGGAGCAGTTAGGTGAAAATTAATTATATACCGTCCATGGCCTCGTAACTCGCTTTATGATTTGGTATGCCTCCACCTGTCCAACTTGTCTAGTCGTACGTGGGATACAGCTTTTGGGTTGAAACCCCCTTGCGCTGCAAAAGCCACATGCAATCAATCACAGATCCTCGATAATATAAAGCCCACATCTGTAGGGGATGTGTTATTGGACAATTTTTGTCGTTTAGCATTTCCATGACAGGTGCCACAGACTTTTGGGCAGCAGATCAAACCGGAAACACGCTCTTACCCGAGCCGAGATTCACATTGCGTTTACTTTCAGTTCCATTTGCCTCCTTAAAATACCACAATACTTCATTTCGTGATTCTTTTCTAACCGGGCTGTTGCCAACTTCTATTCACTTTCACATGTATGAGTTCCTATTGAGGTCAGGACGGGGCGTTCGAACAGGGGCAGTGTTGAGATAAACTAGACAAGAACAAGGGCCAGAATAGGCTTGAATCGCAACGACAACAATGAGCTTGTTCGGACAAGAAATACCTTGATCTATTGCTTAGTACAGTTTGTGTACAATTTGGTAGCGGAAACCATGCTCACAGAACATATATAAAGCTTCCCTACTTGCACGTCCCATCAACATCTACAACCCAAAACCTCCCACCGCAGCGAAATTTCAACCACTCGCGCAAACAAAATCACGCAGACCTGATTGGCGCCACTTTTTTACTGCCATCACTCCGAATCTTATCGTTCCTCTCATTCAAAGCAGCATCCCCTAGGTCTGCCAAGCTTCCACCTGAGACCTTTTACGGCTTCCTTTCTATTACGCCCAGAGCCCAACATCCTGCCATTACAATGGCCCCCAAAGCAGGAAAGCGCAACTGGACGGCTGGAGATATCGTGGATGTGTTGGCTGAGCTACGTGAGAAACGTGATCTCATGATGGAAAAATGTCCCTCACAGGCATGTCAAATCGGGACGTGCGAGGACCTTATTAAGGCATTGAATGTTATTAACCCTAACTGGGATGAAAAAGACAAAAAAGGAAATTTGCTCTTGGAGCAGTCACAGAGCGATTTCTTACACATGGCTAAATATGGTATTAAGTCTTTTGAAAAGACGTTAAAAGAGGCGAAgaaaaagagcaagaaaTATGCTCTCTGACACGTTCACAACCGCGTGGTACGAAAGCACCTCTACCCTTGCTTTTGTTCGGGAACCAGGAGTCATATTCGGATTGACGGCCAGACTATTCTAGTAGGAATAATAGATTGGATAGTCTAatataacgtgggtgcatagcgagccggCTAGCATAGCGAGCCGGCCACCCTAACCTAGTTACATGCAAAGATTATATAAAACTACAACCACAACATAggaaatcaattaatctttactgctatccTCTTTATTTAATATTTctatattaatctaataagtttgcGCGTTATAACTAGACTTACTGCACACACTATATTGCTaaccctttatcttattctaaggcttataacctctagtttGGCAATCTTCTTATTTTACctgctcttctatattattctagtctTAAAATGCCTATCtcttagtaatagttatactactgCCTTAATATAAACGTGTTTTTTTAGCCCTATGCTGCTTGCTTAGTATTATATTTACCTCTTAAAGTTACTTAActttagcctttaagagagctatcttataTATAAGTCTATATATCCCCTTTataaattaatctatagcGGataaaattaatattagtaagctttcctagTAGCAGCTTATTTAccttttaatataattagtttaTAAAGCTGCCTTAGTTAggttatttagggtctttagaacctatagaTTTAGTAGCTTAAGTGCAGCTTTAACTAGCAATAGAGTTTATAGCTTTACATCTAGCTATATTAATACACTTTACAGATTAAACAGAATAAGCCCTATACCTCTAAATGCT
The genomic region above belongs to Pochonia chlamydosporia 170 chromosome 2, whole genome shotgun sequence and contains:
- a CDS encoding methylenomycin A resistance protein (similar to Blastomyces dermatitidis SLH14081 XP_002621494.1); the protein is MAQQDAAALTTEKSPATFEKGPRFWAIIVMLSLISLLTSTEATITSTVMPSLVADLNGGGNFIWISNAYFLTMTSLMPMYGQLANVFGRRWPLIIAGLMFMLGSGICGAAQSMVTMIAGRAIQGIGAGGIGVLCEIVICDLVPLRERGTYMGAVFGMVGIGAALGPFFGGLLVSYSTWRWAFFMSLPIGGVAVVLLFLFLRVKYDKSQTLATKFSSLDWMGNALFISGTVPVLISLGWAGGQYPWSSYQVLVPLMVGIATMGAFVVLEGNARLTPNPMMPLYLFGNCITSIVFFLTFLHGIVTMWALYFLPVYFQGVLAKTAYQAGIDLLPTILALLPGAIIGGLLLSKFGKYKPILIVCFALIVLGFGVFTLLDEKSSTGAWVGFQVLESFGAGFGMGAMLPALLAPLTDRDTALATATWGFMRSFGVMWGVAIAGTIYTSRASELAGDGAISSNAAIAAQFEGGGAYGAAEKHFLDSLSAETRAEVVHVQSTSLQRSWQVAIAFGAVGFLAAAIMKQIPLRRENNTDFGMENRKKHNIEALRGEPNSER
- a CDS encoding C6 zinc finger domain-containing protein (similar to Togninia minima UCRPA7 XP_007915292.1), with amino-acid sequence MLKPAVSLRRSACDLCRAKRTRCLRANDSTAPCARCNHLGARCVTGAPGLPGRPSKQRPKPANRSGRQTSGNTVKGISGPDMDLAVPKSTSPREVDTLAHEQHPDFWLHVPPGDGGSSTFFSSMSPSIDMDQSPAPGEKMLSLVDQLHGLFGGDDELNAMLHMGGDANANMDMIDMNIDPLLNHKEAVLPPTPTIQSRCFSTAASLVGFRDEIDDRIATIDADYSDHNKILQRCKDENESENADRDVENPAALLLTCTNKFIQIIQNLTPSDAAQLQTQTEDALTTELVLLALSGYLALMRLFDSLFHRIYKYLCEVPRETYESIKVKAVLRIGGFASLQDMPLKTYAVGILDAIQCQVKVLERCMGIPAEYCLSGDAAASSTGTGTGPRILCRPDQIRLFWTVVAQEDVKSRRGTKSYVESIRASIKESMAFLDDHGRSS